The proteins below are encoded in one region of Geomonas ferrireducens:
- the wecB gene encoding non-hydrolyzing UDP-N-acetylglucosamine 2-epimerase: protein MVKVLSVFGTRPEAIKMAPVIKGLENDPEIFKSIVCVTAQHRQMLDQVLDLFDIIPDYDLDIMKPGQDLTDITCHVLQGLKPILLKEVPDIVLVHGDTSTAMASCIAAFYAHIKVGHVEAGLRTGNKLAPFPEEMNRRIAGAVSDIHFAPTVVARQNLLKEGVAEQDVFVTGNTVIDSLYRVLDKIKKDQKLYTVLSERFSFLCPGKKLILVTGHRRENFGQGFENICGAIEDIASINPDVEVVYPVHLNPNVQEPVKRLLSARLLKNVHLIGPLDYLPFVYLMDRAYLILTDSGGVQEEAPSLGKPVLVMRETTERPEAVQAGTVLLVGTDRSAIVAAANTLLRDTSAYEKMSKAHNPYGDGRAAERILKTLQVCLE, encoded by the coding sequence ATGGTTAAAGTTCTGTCAGTGTTTGGTACCCGTCCAGAAGCCATAAAAATGGCACCTGTTATTAAAGGTTTGGAAAATGATCCTGAGATATTTAAGAGCATTGTGTGCGTAACAGCACAACATCGCCAAATGCTAGACCAAGTTTTAGACCTTTTTGACATTATCCCAGACTACGATCTCGACATAATGAAACCTGGGCAGGATCTTACAGACATAACTTGCCATGTATTGCAGGGCCTGAAGCCAATCCTTCTTAAGGAAGTTCCAGATATAGTACTTGTGCATGGTGATACCTCCACTGCAATGGCTTCTTGCATTGCCGCATTTTATGCACATATAAAAGTCGGTCATGTAGAGGCTGGCCTGCGAACCGGCAACAAATTAGCTCCCTTTCCAGAAGAAATGAACAGGCGCATTGCAGGGGCTGTCAGTGACATCCATTTTGCTCCTACAGTAGTTGCTCGTCAGAATCTTTTAAAGGAAGGTGTAGCAGAGCAGGATGTCTTCGTAACGGGAAACACTGTAATCGATTCTCTATATCGAGTTTTAGATAAAATAAAAAAAGATCAAAAACTTTATACAGTTTTAAGTGAGAGGTTCTCTTTTTTGTGCCCCGGGAAAAAACTAATTTTGGTCACTGGACACAGGCGGGAAAACTTTGGCCAAGGATTCGAAAATATCTGCGGTGCCATCGAAGATATCGCTAGCATTAATCCTGACGTAGAGGTGGTCTATCCAGTCCATTTGAATCCGAATGTTCAAGAACCAGTTAAACGTCTTTTAAGTGCGAGACTTTTGAAAAACGTTCACCTCATTGGGCCTCTTGATTATCTTCCTTTCGTTTATTTAATGGATCGTGCATACCTGATTCTCACAGATTCAGGCGGAGTACAGGAGGAAGCACCATCTTTAGGAAAGCCTGTGTTGGTGATGCGAGAAACGACGGAAAGACCTGAAGCCGTCCAAGCGGGCACAGTTTTGCTCGTCGGAACTGATAGAAGTGCGATCGTTGCAGCAGCTAATACCCTTCTTCGTGACACTTCAGCATACGAAAAGATGTCAAAGGCTCACAACCCATATGGAGATGGTCGTGCTGCAGAGAGGATTTTGAAAACTTTGCAAGTTTGCTTAGAGTGA
- a CDS encoding WxcM-like domain-containing protein: MKFYKHPQSIVESHNIGRNSRIWAFAHVLSNAVVGEECNICDHVFIENDVIIGNRVTIKCGVQVWDGVRIADDVFIGPNATFTNDLFPRSKKYPEEFSKTFVLEGASVGANATILAGVTIGKKAMVGAGAVVTKNVPPNAIVAGNPARIIGYVTTTMVVDNKQDKSFLQGEVRQSDIPGVEFLRLPVIPDMRGNLSYAEYGQFLPFIPKRFFLVYGVPSKEIRGEHAHKTLDQFLLCVNGSCTVMVDDGSCREEYILDSPGTALRIPPMVWGVQYKYSSDAILLVLASDVYSNEDYIRDYDEFLKAVGTR, translated from the coding sequence ATGAAGTTCTATAAGCATCCGCAATCAATTGTAGAATCGCATAATATTGGTCGTAATTCGAGAATATGGGCTTTTGCGCACGTTCTGTCAAATGCAGTAGTTGGTGAAGAGTGTAATATATGTGATCATGTTTTCATAGAAAATGACGTCATCATTGGTAATAGGGTCACTATCAAATGTGGTGTACAGGTTTGGGACGGAGTGAGAATTGCTGATGATGTCTTTATAGGCCCGAATGCCACTTTTACAAATGATTTATTTCCTCGTAGCAAGAAGTATCCTGAGGAATTTTCAAAAACTTTCGTTCTTGAAGGGGCTTCGGTTGGCGCGAATGCCACAATCCTTGCTGGAGTCACTATTGGCAAAAAAGCCATGGTTGGCGCTGGAGCTGTTGTTACGAAGAACGTTCCGCCCAACGCGATCGTTGCTGGTAACCCCGCAAGAATCATTGGATATGTTACGACAACTATGGTTGTCGATAATAAGCAAGATAAATCATTTCTCCAAGGGGAAGTTCGTCAATCTGATATTCCGGGTGTTGAATTTCTTAGATTGCCGGTAATACCTGATATGCGTGGGAATTTATCCTATGCCGAATATGGGCAGTTTTTGCCTTTTATCCCTAAAAGGTTTTTTCTTGTTTATGGGGTTCCGAGCAAGGAGATCCGGGGAGAACATGCGCATAAAACCCTCGACCAATTTTTGTTATGCGTCAACGGATCTTGTACTGTCATGGTTGATGACGGTTCCTGCCGTGAAGAATATATTCTCGATTCTCCTGGAACAGCTCTGCGTATCCCACCGATGGTATGGGGGGTACAATATAAATATTCGTCTGACGCTATCCTGTTGGTTCTAGCATCAGATGTTTATTCAAATGAAGATTACATCAGGGACTACGATGAATTTCTAAAGGCGGTGGGTACCAGATGA
- a CDS encoding DegT/DnrJ/EryC1/StrS family aminotransferase, giving the protein MKVPFLDLKSPYIELKNDLDLAFNRVMTSGWYVLGNEVAAFENEFASYCGAEHCVGVGNGLDALHLILRAYGIGAGDEVIVPSNTYIATWLSVTHVGATPVPVEPEARTYNIDAALIERAITNKTKAIIVVHLYGQTADMDAINVIAHKNGLKVIEDCAQAHGALYKGRRAGSLGDAAAFSFYPGKNLGAVGDGGAVTTSDPEVSDRVRVLRNYGSRVKYHNDVIGFNSRLDELQAALLRVKLKKLDEWNGRRQALASLYMRTLEGVPDLILPFVAEWAEPVWHLFVVRHPRRDSLQDYLTSKGVGTLIHYPVPPHRSSAYSGQGYRERCYPIAEDLAATVLSLPMGPHLDDNCVGYVENAFSSFA; this is encoded by the coding sequence ATGAAAGTTCCTTTTCTAGACCTTAAATCACCTTATATTGAGCTGAAAAATGATCTTGATTTAGCTTTTAATCGCGTGATGACCTCAGGATGGTATGTCTTAGGGAATGAAGTAGCAGCGTTTGAAAATGAATTTGCATCCTATTGCGGTGCAGAACATTGTGTGGGTGTTGGGAACGGACTTGACGCATTGCATTTGATATTACGTGCTTACGGAATTGGGGCTGGCGATGAAGTGATAGTCCCTTCAAACACTTATATTGCAACGTGGCTCTCTGTTACCCATGTCGGTGCTACGCCTGTTCCGGTCGAGCCTGAAGCACGGACGTATAATATAGATGCCGCATTAATAGAGAGAGCGATTACTAACAAGACCAAAGCCATCATCGTAGTTCATCTCTATGGCCAAACAGCGGACATGGATGCGATAAATGTTATTGCCCATAAAAATGGATTAAAGGTGATAGAAGACTGTGCTCAAGCTCACGGTGCTCTTTACAAAGGGCGCAGAGCCGGCAGTCTTGGTGACGCTGCTGCATTCAGTTTTTACCCCGGCAAAAACCTGGGAGCTGTAGGCGATGGTGGCGCTGTAACTACTAGCGATCCTGAAGTATCAGATCGGGTCAGGGTTCTTCGCAATTACGGTTCCAGAGTCAAATACCACAATGATGTCATAGGCTTTAACTCACGTCTCGATGAGTTACAGGCTGCGTTACTTCGTGTTAAATTAAAAAAACTCGATGAATGGAATGGTCGTCGTCAGGCTCTTGCATCTCTGTATATGAGAACTCTAGAGGGAGTCCCCGACCTCATTTTACCTTTTGTGGCCGAGTGGGCCGAACCTGTCTGGCATCTTTTTGTCGTTCGTCATCCGCGGCGGGACAGCTTACAAGATTATCTGACATCTAAAGGTGTAGGTACGCTTATTCATTATCCCGTTCCTCCCCACCGCTCTAGCGCCTATTCAGGACAAGGTTATCGAGAACGTTGTTACCCAATTGCTGAGGATCTTGCGGCTACTGTGCTAAGTCTTCCCATGGGCCCTCACCTTGATGATAATTGCGTTGGTTATGTCGAAAATGCCTTTTCTAGTTTCGCCTAA
- a CDS encoding DapH/DapD/GlmU-related protein has translation MDSDFHGIDPLQRRTSKGISLPVVIGKNVWFGSRVIVQKGVCIGENSIIASQAVVTRSIPPNCVAGGNPAKIIRYINEGKN, from the coding sequence ATGGATTCTGATTTCCATGGCATAGATCCCCTACAAAGACGAACGAGCAAAGGTATTTCTTTACCTGTTGTTATAGGGAAAAATGTTTGGTTTGGTAGCCGGGTAATCGTTCAAAAAGGAGTCTGCATTGGTGAGAATTCCATTATAGCGTCTCAAGCCGTAGTTACGCGAAGTATCCCTCCTAATTGCGTGGCTGGTGGAAATCCCGCAAAAATTATTAGGTATATAAATGAAGGTAAGAACTAA
- a CDS encoding O-antigen translocase — protein sequence MKVRTNKSATHIIRASAIMGSSSFVVILTGVVKNKVLALIIGPAGLGLVGLYLSIISVVATISGMGINGSGVRHIAAAVSENDNEKLSITCTAVRISSFVFGLVGAISLIVFREQVSVLAIGKSGYGAVVAWLGLGVLATNVSNAQISLLNGLRKLGDLARINVTGALLGLPIACIAVLLWKTNGVIAALVGGNLATLTASWWFYNKSEIPKVKIGRNWNLVLVQLRELLGLGTVLMLSALMTASVQFCVRAYLSQTMGIEATGHFQASWSISMLYLGFVLNAMATDFYPRLSMVAKDSSETNNLVNEQMEVALLLTGPVILGMLSFTPQIISILYSKAFYETTSILRWQILGDLFKVACWPMGFILLAHGRSALFFAAELTWNLAYLSIIYMGLGIWGVNITGIAFLVAYILLFCVNWVIVHRLTRFRFTRYNLRLLLMYVLCSIIVYCFADTNNVMFFAMSLLITLALGVYSIRRLCNSVGPLPWKKAKATNCF from the coding sequence ATGAAGGTAAGAACTAATAAGTCTGCAACCCATATAATTAGAGCATCAGCAATAATGGGTAGCAGTTCGTTTGTTGTCATCCTTACCGGGGTTGTGAAAAACAAAGTTTTAGCTCTTATTATAGGACCAGCTGGCTTAGGTCTTGTGGGGCTTTACTTGTCTATAATTTCAGTTGTAGCAACCATTTCAGGGATGGGTATTAACGGTAGTGGGGTCCGCCATATTGCTGCCGCAGTTAGCGAAAACGACAACGAAAAGCTGAGCATTACTTGTACGGCGGTCAGAATATCTTCTTTTGTATTTGGCTTGGTTGGAGCTATCTCCCTCATTGTGTTCCGCGAACAGGTGTCTGTTCTTGCAATAGGTAAGAGCGGTTATGGTGCTGTAGTTGCTTGGCTAGGCCTTGGAGTCTTAGCTACGAATGTATCCAATGCACAGATATCTTTGTTAAACGGTTTAAGAAAACTGGGTGACCTCGCCAGGATCAATGTGACAGGGGCTCTACTTGGATTGCCCATAGCTTGTATTGCTGTTTTGCTTTGGAAAACTAACGGAGTAATAGCAGCGCTTGTTGGAGGTAATTTAGCAACCCTGACAGCCTCCTGGTGGTTTTATAACAAGAGTGAGATTCCGAAAGTAAAAATCGGTCGTAACTGGAACCTGGTTTTGGTGCAGCTAAGGGAACTCTTAGGGTTAGGGACAGTGCTGATGCTCTCAGCGCTAATGACAGCTTCTGTTCAATTTTGTGTCAGGGCCTATTTGTCCCAAACTATGGGGATTGAAGCCACAGGTCACTTCCAAGCGTCTTGGAGCATTTCTATGCTTTACCTTGGGTTTGTACTCAACGCCATGGCGACAGACTTTTACCCTCGTCTTTCGATGGTTGCAAAGGATTCAAGTGAGACTAACAATCTGGTAAATGAGCAGATGGAAGTAGCTTTACTTCTTACAGGGCCTGTTATTCTTGGAATGTTAAGCTTCACTCCACAGATAATTTCCATCTTATATTCTAAAGCTTTTTATGAGACTACAAGCATACTTCGTTGGCAAATCCTCGGAGATCTTTTTAAGGTTGCGTGCTGGCCGATGGGTTTCATTCTGCTCGCTCACGGTCGCAGTGCCTTATTCTTTGCTGCAGAACTTACATGGAATCTCGCGTATTTGAGTATCATCTACATGGGGCTCGGGATATGGGGTGTAAATATAACTGGCATAGCGTTCTTAGTTGCATACATCCTCCTTTTTTGTGTTAACTGGGTAATTGTTCACCGTCTCACCAGATTTAGGTTCACTAGATATAATTTACGGCTTTTGTTGATGTATGTTTTATGTTCTATAATAGTATACTGCTTTGCTGATACGAATAATGTTATGTTTTTTGCTATGTCTTTGTTGATCACATTGGCTTTAGGCGTGTACTCTATTCGTCGTCTATGCAATTCAGTCGGACCCCTTCCTTGGAAGAAGGCAAAAGCAACCAATTGCTTTTAA
- a CDS encoding glycosyltransferase family 4 protein translates to MNILFITNKFITGGAERYILKKASALIAEGHRALIISAGGEYTTRLLDLNIPFVDIPGLDKNINLLSHSEILFITAKVGSAILSHKIDIIEIDSPVVLEVGIAAAFACKIPFLLNIFHEYSFGSKHDIRLLEVLSRSGLLFFLSESIGDIISSRTGADLKDARVLPIVLDPYEFNSDDPPLEISDDLFVFVAIARLTKDKAYIDVLLDEYCQFVNRAGAKKTRLFIVGDGPFFDRYHRKSQRINKRIRKNDNLIIMMGNRTDISAFYRRADVYVGMGTTALEAAFFKTPVIVASFHPYHTSSIGYFSRIVYESVGEVVPSRVSFTSYSDMMFELYKNQKLREDLSDNGYKKICDMYLAEIVMKKWIVAYNDILLDKQHILSLDLDDMIYFRDSKRLRIKKFLQSLTRLAQL, encoded by the coding sequence TTGAATATACTTTTTATTACAAACAAGTTCATAACAGGAGGTGCCGAGCGATATATCCTAAAAAAGGCATCCGCTCTAATCGCTGAAGGACATAGAGCGCTGATTATTTCGGCTGGTGGTGAGTATACGACACGTCTGCTCGATTTGAATATTCCTTTCGTCGATATTCCAGGGCTTGATAAAAACATCAACCTCCTTAGTCACTCAGAGATTCTTTTCATAACTGCTAAGGTAGGATCTGCAATTCTTAGCCACAAGATTGATATCATAGAAATTGACTCGCCGGTAGTTTTGGAAGTTGGTATTGCGGCTGCTTTCGCATGTAAGATCCCATTTCTTCTCAACATTTTTCATGAATATTCGTTTGGTTCAAAGCATGATATCCGGTTGCTCGAGGTTCTTTCCCGTAGCGGACTTCTGTTTTTTCTCTCCGAAAGTATTGGGGATATTATTTCCTCAAGAACCGGTGCTGATCTAAAAGATGCTCGTGTCCTCCCTATCGTATTGGATCCATATGAATTTAACTCTGACGATCCTCCCTTGGAAATATCAGATGATCTTTTTGTATTTGTTGCAATTGCTAGGTTGACTAAAGATAAGGCTTATATAGATGTGTTGCTGGATGAATATTGTCAATTTGTAAACCGTGCAGGTGCAAAAAAAACCAGACTTTTCATCGTAGGAGATGGGCCATTCTTTGACAGGTATCACCGTAAATCCCAGCGTATTAACAAACGTATTCGAAAAAATGACAATCTAATCATCATGATGGGGAATCGTACTGATATATCCGCATTCTATAGGCGCGCGGATGTATATGTCGGAATGGGGACCACGGCTCTTGAAGCTGCCTTTTTCAAGACCCCTGTTATTGTAGCCTCATTCCACCCTTATCATACCTCAAGCATTGGATACTTCAGTAGGATCGTATACGAGTCAGTCGGGGAAGTGGTGCCCTCTAGAGTCTCTTTTACCTCCTATTCTGACATGATGTTTGAACTTTATAAAAACCAGAAACTTCGCGAGGATCTTTCTGATAATGGATATAAAAAGATCTGCGACATGTACCTCGCAGAAATTGTAATGAAGAAGTGGATTGTTGCGTACAATGACATTCTTCTCGATAAACAACACATTCTATCGCTTGACCTTGACGACATGATCTATTTTCGCGACAGTAAACGTCTGAGGATAAAGAAATTCTTACAATCCCTCACGCGGCTTGCACAACTCTAA
- a CDS encoding O-antigen ligase family protein produces the protein MAVIAWAVFVSYFLILPELFKIKMTGAHVILLDCLTILGFILFASSRVGAIGHLPVCLTKYKNNLYCFILFIFITSLFGAVTNGFPNGFIDSFKIATQQAWPLVQMLFFLNLGVFSYRRLEMSENIFIVSISVIAIADTVLNIASLESIHYLRPLAPQSLLFIFCFLLLLERILRGNTLPAKGPLLIFVCLMTFNFMAVALSVTRTALVGLVLGSIIMFLQKFSGSYNKTKYIFFFMLFGFCFFIFFLKMGLGDAFAYRSFNLQDSERIIIWLDAFRIFKENPVIGVGPGYYINNSLIDNFDLVGGLSSENMSNSLIQIGSAHNTFLNTLATTGVIGLIFYIFILVQTRSLLSKSLQKVDWVKSYFWVTFFLSLFEESTFLPSTRYTPILLAPFWYFMGAKVFGNRTLPSASSNDKTDLSHAQC, from the coding sequence TTGGCAGTCATCGCCTGGGCTGTGTTCGTTTCATATTTTCTCATACTTCCGGAGCTCTTTAAAATTAAAATGACAGGGGCCCATGTTATTCTTCTGGATTGCCTTACTATTTTGGGCTTCATCTTATTTGCCTCAAGCCGTGTTGGCGCTATTGGCCATTTACCAGTTTGCCTGACTAAGTACAAAAACAATCTATATTGTTTTATTTTGTTCATATTTATCACTAGCCTCTTTGGGGCCGTCACTAACGGATTTCCTAATGGATTCATTGATTCTTTTAAAATTGCAACCCAACAAGCATGGCCGCTTGTGCAGATGTTGTTTTTTTTAAACTTAGGTGTATTTTCTTATCGTCGTCTCGAAATGAGTGAAAATATATTTATTGTATCGATCAGCGTAATAGCTATTGCTGACACTGTTTTAAACATAGCGTCTCTAGAGTCGATACATTACCTTCGGCCACTTGCTCCTCAAAGCCTTCTATTTATTTTTTGCTTCTTGTTGCTACTAGAGAGAATTCTAAGAGGTAATACTTTACCAGCAAAAGGACCACTTTTGATCTTTGTTTGCCTGATGACATTCAATTTCATGGCAGTTGCCTTGTCTGTTACAAGAACAGCTTTGGTAGGACTAGTTCTTGGGTCCATCATAATGTTTTTGCAGAAATTTAGCGGAAGTTATAATAAAACTAAATATATTTTCTTCTTTATGCTTTTTGGTTTTTGTTTTTTTATTTTTTTCTTAAAGATGGGGCTAGGGGATGCTTTTGCCTATAGGTCATTCAATTTGCAGGATTCAGAAAGAATAATTATATGGCTTGACGCCTTTAGGATCTTCAAAGAGAACCCTGTTATCGGTGTCGGACCTGGTTATTATATTAATAACAGTTTGATTGACAATTTTGATCTGGTCGGTGGCCTGTCGTCTGAAAATATGAGCAACTCTTTGATCCAAATTGGGTCCGCGCATAATACCTTTCTTAACACTCTTGCAACGACAGGAGTCATAGGACTTATATTTTATATTTTTATTTTAGTTCAGACTCGTTCCTTGCTGAGCAAGTCCCTGCAAAAAGTGGATTGGGTTAAATCGTACTTTTGGGTTACTTTTTTCCTCTCCCTTTTTGAAGAATCTACATTTTTACCTTCCACAAGGTACACTCCAATTCTACTTGCCCCCTTCTGGTATTTCATGGGAGCGAAAGTCTTTGGCAATCGCACTCTCCCAAGTGCATCTTCGAACGATAAAACGGATCTTTCCCATGCCCAATGTTGA
- a CDS encoding glycosyltransferase family protein, giving the protein MPNVESEIAPKPVVVFLEDVTILDRPYLHRFFIAQAKEFLSLNAKVIFCTKDCTPLLQKFLDDHITGAFADRNSGRNSIKKYNPTILFISSVITGAKLYLLHVFFRKKANIVFWYQGLIPEESFLRRNSNLRRCILLLLEHLGLEISDIVLLPTQSMLDYLKDANRLPQKNKYIVIPNAISALPPLTSESKKLWAIESNTSPTIGYCGGLSRWQCFPAALHFVKKLQELDPNVLFLILTFDSQKALDMLSENGISNAVVRSTTPDQVYKYVQAFDVGILFREEGPVNAAAFPLKYLDYISNGVPVLTTHALKAIFDDAKATHGCVLNLDDIDYSSVLSYIKDIASDKTLITKSLRQHCADRWMFHYVNRQAKRAFKELLQKTSANV; this is encoded by the coding sequence ATGCCCAATGTTGAATCTGAAATCGCACCAAAACCTGTGGTTGTGTTTCTAGAAGATGTAACTATTTTAGATAGACCATACCTTCACCGGTTTTTTATTGCACAAGCCAAAGAATTCTTGAGCTTGAATGCGAAAGTTATATTTTGCACTAAGGACTGTACTCCTTTGTTACAAAAGTTTTTAGATGATCACATCACTGGCGCATTTGCAGATAGGAACAGCGGTCGTAATTCTATTAAAAAATATAATCCGACGATTTTATTCATTTCGAGTGTAATAACTGGAGCTAAGTTATATCTGCTTCATGTCTTTTTTCGGAAAAAAGCGAACATTGTTTTTTGGTATCAGGGCCTAATTCCAGAAGAGTCATTTTTAAGACGCAATAGCAATCTTCGCAGATGCATCTTACTCTTACTTGAGCATCTTGGACTCGAAATATCAGATATTGTTTTGTTGCCGACCCAAAGCATGTTGGATTACCTGAAAGATGCTAACCGACTGCCTCAAAAAAATAAATATATAGTCATTCCCAATGCTATTAGCGCACTGCCTCCTTTGACTTCTGAATCCAAGAAACTTTGGGCGATCGAGTCCAATACATCACCTACAATTGGCTACTGTGGTGGGTTGTCGAGATGGCAGTGTTTCCCTGCGGCACTTCACTTCGTAAAGAAGCTTCAAGAACTTGATCCAAACGTCCTATTTTTAATACTCACTTTCGACTCCCAAAAAGCTTTGGATATGCTGTCAGAAAATGGAATATCAAATGCTGTAGTTCGGAGTACTACTCCTGACCAAGTATATAAATATGTTCAAGCTTTTGATGTCGGAATCCTATTTCGAGAAGAGGGCCCCGTCAATGCTGCAGCTTTTCCCCTGAAATACTTAGATTATATTTCTAATGGTGTGCCTGTATTGACGACTCATGCACTCAAAGCGATTTTCGATGACGCTAAAGCGACACATGGTTGTGTTCTGAATCTAGATGACATTGATTATTCTTCTGTTCTTTCTTATATTAAAGACATTGCGTCTGATAAAACGTTAATAACTAAATCACTTAGGCAGCACTGTGCTGATAGGTGGATGTTTCATTATGTTAACAGGCAAGCGAAAAGAGCTTTTAAGGAACTGCTGCAGAAGACTTCTGCCAACGTGTAA
- a CDS encoding glycosyltransferase family protein: MNSSPKLLIVGRVPPPYGGVSVHLYRLTEYLKMAGFPFQFCDLSGSSNSNFINCNNLFRLTWALIARRYSVVHCHASNPLLVILIGLVSALLNRKAIYTLHGEGNLLTCENGSFPLKTVLRFVLRRATRIITINSNCYTRACQLVSSSDKILQMPAYLPPTPSEFISQPISDRIEEFLLEHSVCFASQGTFGNKYQGLDLYRFDLMAEALLKLRETVSTAGLISFISQTLDPAARDEVFGLRQKMGLDHHWLILENFGSALPIYLRCKAFIRPTMSDGDSLSIRECLDLGIPVIASDAVPRPDGCIIFKTGDVHSLHTSILSLLTDYKYFNAQVKKTKTDNCYQPLLKCYIDCLAI; encoded by the coding sequence ATGAATTCTTCACCGAAGTTATTAATAGTTGGCCGCGTTCCTCCGCCATATGGAGGCGTATCCGTTCATCTCTATCGTCTTACTGAATATTTGAAAATGGCCGGTTTTCCTTTTCAATTTTGCGATCTATCGGGAAGTTCGAATTCAAATTTTATCAACTGCAATAATCTTTTCCGTTTGACATGGGCGCTTATCGCTAGGCGTTACAGCGTTGTCCATTGCCATGCCAGTAATCCTTTGCTGGTAATTTTAATTGGTTTAGTTTCCGCACTCCTGAACCGCAAAGCGATTTACACATTGCATGGTGAAGGAAACCTCTTAACTTGTGAGAATGGATCTTTTCCATTGAAGACCGTATTGCGTTTTGTCCTGCGTAGAGCAACTAGAATTATCACTATTAATTCCAACTGTTACACAAGGGCTTGCCAACTCGTTTCCTCTAGTGACAAAATATTGCAAATGCCAGCGTACTTGCCTCCTACACCCTCTGAGTTTATTTCTCAACCGATTTCAGATCGTATTGAAGAATTTTTACTAGAGCACTCTGTCTGCTTTGCCTCCCAGGGAACTTTTGGTAATAAATACCAAGGACTTGATCTTTATCGTTTTGACTTAATGGCTGAGGCTCTTCTTAAACTGAGGGAGACGGTTTCAACCGCTGGTCTTATCTCCTTTATCTCGCAAACACTTGACCCGGCTGCTCGCGATGAAGTTTTTGGTCTTCGTCAAAAAATGGGACTTGATCATCACTGGTTAATTCTTGAAAATTTTGGTTCAGCATTGCCCATATATCTGAGATGCAAGGCATTTATACGCCCCACTATGTCTGACGGTGATTCTCTCAGTATACGCGAATGCCTTGATTTGGGAATTCCCGTCATTGCTTCCGACGCTGTTCCCAGGCCTGATGGGTGTATAATTTTCAAAACAGGCGATGTCCATTCACTTCATACCTCTATTTTGTCATTACTGACCGACTATAAGTACTTCAATGCACAAGTGAAAAAAACAAAAACAGATAATTGTTATCAGCCATTGCTTAAATGTTATATCGACTGTTTAGCCATTTAA
- a CDS encoding DapH/DapD/GlmU-related protein — protein sequence MNLKRLFHSILSGYDETAFWIAKERCRTTKNTFLKFFYLRRYNKLSLKFCAYVGYNAIFDELPILPHSLFGIFISDSATIGKSCVIFHHVTIGSNTLKDSKRPGAPTIGNNCYIGAGAKIIGNIKIGDNVRIGANCVVTQDIPSNSTVVLPPPRIMAKENTDNSFIRQKRNN from the coding sequence ATGAATTTAAAACGTTTATTTCACTCAATTTTGTCTGGCTATGATGAGACTGCTTTTTGGATAGCGAAAGAAAGATGCAGAACAACAAAAAACACATTTTTAAAATTTTTCTATCTTCGAAGGTACAATAAGTTAAGTCTCAAGTTTTGCGCTTACGTGGGGTATAATGCAATTTTTGATGAACTACCAATCCTCCCTCATAGTTTGTTTGGAATTTTTATCTCTGATTCAGCCACGATAGGAAAGTCATGTGTAATATTCCATCACGTCACGATTGGTTCAAATACACTTAAAGACTCTAAAAGGCCTGGTGCTCCTACTATTGGCAATAATTGTTACATCGGAGCCGGGGCAAAAATTATCGGGAATATAAAAATTGGTGACAATGTCCGGATAGGTGCAAATTGCGTTGTCACACAGGATATACCCTCAAACAGTACAGTTGTCCTCCCTCCACCTCGTATCATGGCGAAGGAAAACACCGATAACAGCTTTATTAGACAAAAGCGAAACAACTAA